One genomic window of Camelina sativa cultivar DH55 chromosome 5, Cs, whole genome shotgun sequence includes the following:
- the LOC104786941 gene encoding nucleobase-ascorbate transporter 12-like produces the protein MSSSDPKPGTKPGQWPPAPESAAMPPSSWAKKTGFRPKFSGETTAATDSGQLSLPVRARQQETQPDLEAGQARLRPPPVSAVTNGETDKDKKEKPPPPPPTTTTTIPPPQPPPGSVPPVKDQPVKRRRDSDGVVARSNGPDGANGSSGDPVRRPARIEETVEVLPQSMDDDLVARNLHMKYGLRDTPGLVPIGFYGLQHYLSMLGSLILVPLVIVPAMGGSHEDIANVVSTVLFVCGITTLLHTSFGSRLPLIQGPSFVFLAPALAIINSPEFQGLNGNNNFKHIMRELQGAIIIGSAFQAVLGYSGLMSLILRLVNPVVVAPTIAAVGLSFYSYGFPLVGKCLEIGVVQILLVIIFALYLRKISVLSHRIFLIYAVPLSLAITWAAAFLLTETGAYTYKGCDPNVPVSNVVSSHCRKYMTKMKYCRVDTSHALSSAPWFRFPYPLQWGVPIFSWKMAFVMCVVSIIASVDSVGSYHASSLLVASRPPTRGVVSRAIGLEGFTSVLAGLWGTGTGSTTLTENVHTIAVTKMGSRRVVELGACVLVIFSLVGKVGGFLASIPQVMVASLLCFMWAMFTALGLSNLRYSEAGSSRNIIIVGLALFFSLSVPAYFQQYGISPNSNLSVPSYYQPYIVSSHGPFKSQYRGLNYVMNTLLSMNMVVAFIIAVILDNTVPGSKQERGVYVWSDSETATREPALAKDYELPFRVGRFFRWVKWVGI, from the exons ATGTCAAGCTCCGACCCGAAACCCGGAACCAAACCGGGTCAATGGCCACCAGCTCCAGAATCAGCCGCAATGCCACCGTCTTCTTGGGCTAAAAAAACCGGATTTCGTCCCAAATTCTCCGGCGAGACTACCGCCGCCACTGATTCTGGTCAGCTCTCATTACCGGTTAGAGCTAGACAACAAGAGACCCAACCGGATCTTGAAGCTGGTCAAGCCAGGCTACGTCCTCCTCCTGTCTCCGCCGTAACTAACGGTGAGACTGATAAAGATAAGAAAGAgaagccaccaccaccaccaccaacaacaacaacaacaataccgCCACCACAACCACCTCCTGGTTCTGTTCCTCCGGTTAAGGATCAGCCGGTTaagagaaggagagattccGATGGGGTTGTTGCAAGATCAAATGGACCTGATGGAGCTAATGGGTCATCAGGTGACCCGGTTAGAAGACCGGCTCGTATTGAAGAGACAGTTGAGGTTTTGCCTCAGAGTATGGATGATGATTTAGTGGCTAGAAACTTGCATATGAAGTATGGTCTTAGAGATACTCCTGGACTTG ttCCAATTGGGTTCTATGGTTTGCAGCATTACCTTTCAATGCTAGGCTCATTGATTCTGGTTCCACTGGTTATTGTTCCTGCAATGGGAGGTTCACAC GAGGACATTGCAAATGTTGTTTCGACTGTACTTTTTGTCTGTGGTATCACTACATTGTTGCATACTTCATTTGGGTCGAGGCTTCCTTTGATTCAAGGTCCTTCCTTTGTTTTTCTGGCTCCGGCTCTCGCCATTATTAACTCCCCAGAGTTTCAAGGTTTGAATGGAAATAAC AACTTCAAGCATATCATGAGAGAGCTGCAAGGTGCAATCATAATTGGTTCAGCTTTTCAAGCAGTGCTTGGATACAGTGGCCTAATGTCCCTGATTTTGAG GTTGGTCAATCCAGTAGTTGTTGCTCCAACGATTGCTGCCGTTGGACTCTCGTTTTACAGTTATGGTTTTCCGCTTGTTGGTAAATGTCTTGAGATCGGTGTAGTGCAGATCCTACTTGTGATCATCTTTGCCCTT TACCTCCGGAAAATTTCTGTTTTAAGCCATCGTATTTTCCTTATTTATGCG GTTCCACTGAGTCTTGCAATTACTTGGGCAGCTGCATTCCTTTTAACCGAAACAGGAGCTTACACTTACAAAGGTTGTGACCCGAACGTTCCCGTCTCAAATGTTGTATCAAGCCACTGCAGAAAATACATGACCAAAATGAAGTACTGTCGGGTTGATACTTCTCATGCACTGAGTTCCGCCCCTTGGTTTAGGTTTCCTTACCCCTTGCAATGGGGTGTTCCAATATTCAGCTGGAAAATGGCTTTTGTTATGTGTGTGGTCTCCATAATTGCTTCAGTAGATTCG GTTGGTTCGTACCATGCTTCGTCCCTATTAGTAGCATCGAGGCCTCCAACTCGTGGTGTTGTGAGTCGGGCAATCGGTCTTGAAGGTTTCACAAGTGTCTTAGCCGGTCTTTGGGGTACTGGTACTGGTTCAACCACTCTCACTGAAAACGTTCACACAATCGCTGTTACGAAAATGGGAAGCCGCAGAGTCGTTGAATTAGGCGCATgtgttttagttatattttccCTTGTTG GTAAGGTTGGAGGGTTTCTGGCATCAATTCCGCAAGTCATGGTTGCTTCTCTTCTTTGCTTTATGTGGGCGATGTTTACGGCATTGGGCCTTTCAAACTTACGTTATAGTGAAGCTGGAAGCTCGCGGAATATTATAATTGTTGGGTTAGCGttgttcttttctctctctgtccCAGCTTACTTCCAGCAGTACGGCATCTCTCCAAACTCGAACCTCTCTGTTCCAAGTTATTACCAACCTTACATTGTCTCGTCTCATGGACCCTTCAAAAGCCAATATAGAGGG TTGAACTATGTGATGAACACGCTCTTATCAATGAACATGGTGGTTGCGTTCATCATAGCTGTGATTTTGGACAACACGGTGCCAGGGAGCAAGCAAGAACGTGGAGTTTACGTATGGTCGGATAGCGAGACTGCAACGAGAGAACCAGCTCTTGCTAAAGACTATGAGCTGCCGTTTAGGGTGGGCAGGTTTTTCAGATGGGTCAAATGGGTGGGCATTTAA
- the LOC104786938 gene encoding notchless protein homolog — protein sequence MAEMVICRLMDPEGITLGEPIYVPLQTGPLQLTHLTNRFLNNEENLPYAFYVSDKELVVPLGTYFEREQVSVENILTIVYRQQAVFRTRPVNHVSATIAGHEGSVLCVSFSPDGKQLASGSGDTTVRLWDLNTQTPLFTCRGHRNWVLAVAWSPDCKHLVSGGLDGDVCCWIPETGQLNGSPLTGHKKWITSISWEPVHLKYPCRRFVTCSKDGDARIWDITLRKTLTCLSGHSRGVTCVKYHKGLVFGSSQDCTIKMWQVTPDGAQCLTAKLEGHGHWVNSLALSTDYVLRTGAFDHTGKQYSSPEEVRKAALKRYDQAKGKSGERLVSGSDDMKMILWEQSVSDKPKKHMHGHQQVVNHVCFSPDGQWIASASFDKSVKIWDGSTGEYITTFRGHVRRVYQISWSPDSRMLLSGSSDSTLKVWDIGQRKLKQDLPGHADEVFAVDWSPDGERVVSGGKDECLKLWVG from the exons ATGGCGGAGATGGTGATATGTCGGTTAATGGATCCTGAAGGAATTACTTTAGGTGAGCCTATCTATGTCCCTCTCCAAACAGGGCCTTTGCAGCTTACCCATCTAACCAATAGATTTCTCAACAAT GAGGAGAACTTGCCCTACGCTTTCTATGTATCAGACAAGGAACTTGTTGTGCCCCTCGGAACATATTTTGAGAGAGAacaag TGTCCGTGGAGAATATATTGACGATAGTGTATCGACAACAAGCTGTTTTCCGAACTCGCCCTGTTAACCATGTTTCTGCTACCATTGCCG gTCATGAGGGCTCTGTTCTGTGTGTTTCATTTAGTCCGGACGGTAAGCAGTTAGCAAGTGGCTCAGGTGATACTACTGTCAGGCTGTGGGATCTCAACACTCAAACTCCATTGTTTACATGCAGAG GGCACAGGAACTGGGTTCTGGCCGTCGCATGGTCTCCAGATTGTAAGCACCTTGTTAGTGGTGGTTTAGATGGTGATGTCTGTTGTTGGATACCGGAAACCGGACAGCTAAATGGCAGCCCCCTTACA GGTCACAAGAAATGGATTACTAGTATCTCGTGGGAACCAGTTCACCTTAAATACCCATGCCGTCGGTTTGTAACTTGTAGCAAAGATGGGGATGCAAGGATATGGGACATTACACTTAGGAAAACCCTAACGTGTCTCAGTGGACATTCACGTGGTGTGACTTGTGTCAAATACCACAAGG GTCTTGTGTTTGGCAGTTCTCAAGATTGTACAATAAAGATGTGGCAAGTTACTCCGGATGGGGCTCAATGTTTGACAGCAAAATTGGAG GGGCATGGACATTGGGTGAACTCCCTTGCATTGAGCACAGACTATGTTCTCCGAACAGGAGCTTTTGACCACACTGGAAAACAATATTCTTCACCTGAAGAAGTTAGAAAG GCTGCGCTTAAAAGATACGACCAAGCAAAAGGAAAGTCCGGTGAAAGATTAGTGTCAGGTTCTGATGACATGAAAATGATTCTTTGGGAACAGTCTGTTAGCGACAAACCTAAAAAGCATATGCACGGTCATCAGCAGGTTGTAAACCATGTGTGTTTCTCACCTGATGGCCAGTGGATTGCAAGTGCGTCTTTTGATAAATCTGTCAAGATATGGGATGGTAGCACGGGCGAGTATATTACAACTTTTAGAGGCCATGTTCGTCGTGTTTATCAGATCAG TTGGTCTCCGGACAGTAGGATGCTTTTGAGTGGTAGCAGTGACTCTACCCTTAAg GTTTGGGATATTGGACAGAGAAAGTTAAAGCAAGATCTTCCTGGTCATGCGGATGAG GTTTTTGCAGTGGATTGGAGTCCTGATGGTGAGAGAGTAGTTTCCGGTGGTAAAGATGAATGTTTGAAGCTATGGGTGGGTTGA
- the LOC104786939 gene encoding arogenate dehydratase 3, chloroplastic-like isoform X1, translated as MRTLIPSSHTPATVTTTPTWRRRHFIHCAKRSDSFAIGSSSSDWQSSFAILSSKVNSQQQSESLIPAVNGYNNHDSNLNLVPFDNNSNNNNNKSIQSKTKPLSITDLSPAPMHGSNLRVAYQGVPGAYSEAAAGKAYPNCQAIPCDQFEVAFQAVELWIADRAVLPVENSLGGSIHRNYDLLLRHRLHIVGEVQFPVHHCLLALPGVRKEFLTRVISHPQGLAQCEHTLTELGLNVAREAVDDTAGAAEFIAANNVRDTAAIASARAAEIYGLEILEDGIQDDASNVTRFVMLAREPIIPRTDRPFKTSIVFAHEKGTCVLFKVLSAFAFRNISLTKIESRPNHNVPIRLVDEANVGTAKHFEYMFYIDFEASMAEARAQNALAEVQEFTSFLRVLGSYPMDMTSWSPSSSSSSTFSL; from the coding sequence aTGAGAACTCTCATACCTTCTTCCCATACTCCGGCGACGGTAACAACAACACCAACTTGGAGACGACGGCACTTCATACATTGCGCTAAGAGATCTGACTCTTTCGCCATTGGTTCAAGCAGCTCCGATTGGCAAAGCTCCTTCGCTATTCTCTCCAGCAAAGTCAATTCTCAACAACAATCCGAATCCCTAATCCCCGCCGTCAACGGTTACAACAACCACGACTCCAATTTGAATCTAGTTCCATTCGataacaacagcaacaacaacaacaacaaatcgaTTCAATCGAAGACGAAGCCTCTTAGTATTACAGATCTATCCCCAGCTCCGATGCACGGATCTAATCTCAGAGTCGCTTATCAAGGTGTTCCCGGTGCTTACTCCGAAGCCGCCGCTGGTAAAGCTTACCCTAACTGTCAAGCCATCCCTTGCGATCAATTCGAAGTCGCCTTTCAAGCCGTTGAGCTTTGGATCGCCGATCGCGCCGTTTTACCTGTCGAAAACTCCCTCGGCGGTTCCATTCATCGCAACTACGATCTTCTCCTCCGTCACCGTCTTCATATCGTCGGCGAAGTTCAGTTCCCCGTTCATCACTGTCTCTTGGCTCTTCCCGGTGTACGGAAAGAGTTCCTCACTCGTGTTATCTCTCATCCTCAAGGACTAGCTCAGTGCGAACACACGCTGACCGAACTCGGTCTCAACGTCGCGCGCGAAGCCGTCGATGATACCGCCGGCGCCGCGGAGTTTATCGCCGCGAACAACGTACGTGACACGGCCGCGATCGCCAGCGCACGCGCGGCGGAGATCTACGGGTTGGAGATTTTGGAAGACGGGATCCAAGACGACGCGAGTAACGTCACGCGCTTTGTGATGCTTGCGCGTGAGCCGATCATACCGAGAACTGATCGGCCGTTTAAGACGAGTATAGTGTTCGCGCACGAGAAAGGCACGTGCGTTTTGTTTAAGGTTCTCTCGGCCTTTGCGTTTAGGAACATTAGTTTGACCAAGATTGAGTCTAGGCCCAACCATAATGTTCCGATTAGGCTAGTCGACGAGGCCAACGTTGGCACGGCTAAGCATTTCGAGTACATGTTTTATATCGATTTCGAGGCTTCCATGGCCGAGGCACGTGCTCAGAATGCTCTTGCTGAGGTTCAGGAGTTTACATCGTTCTTACGTGTTTTAGGGAGTTATCCCATGGATATGACTTCTTGGTCACCATCGTCTTCGTCGTCATCAACATTTTCATTGTGA
- the LOC104786939 gene encoding arogenate dehydratase 3, chloroplastic-like isoform X2 has product MRTLIPSSHTPATVTTTPTWRRRHFIHCAKRSDSFAIGSSSSDWQSSFAILSSKVNSQQQSESLIPAVNGYNNHDSNLNLVPFDNNSNNNNNKSIQSKTKPLSITDLSPAPMHGSNLRVAYQGVPGAYSEAAAGKAYPNCQAIPCDQFEVAFQAVELWIADRAVLPVENSLGGSIHRNYDLLLRHRLHIVGEVQFPVHHCLLALPGVRKEFLTRVISHPQGLAQCEHTLTELGLNVAREAVDDTAGAAEFIAANNVRDTAAIASARAAEIYGLEILEDGIQDDASNVTRFVMLAREPIIPRTDRPFKTSIVFAHEKGTCVLFKVLSAFAFRNISLTKIESRPNHNVPIRLVDEANVGTAKHFEYMFYIDFEASMAEARAQNALAEVQEFTSFLRVLGSYPMDMTSWSPSSSSSSTFSL; this is encoded by the exons aTGAGAACTCTCATACCTTCTTCCCATACTCCGGCGACGGTAACAACAACACCAACTTGGAGACGACGGCACTTCATACATTGCGCTAAGAGATCTGACTCTTTCGCCATTGGTTCAAGCAGCTCCGATTGGCAAAGCTCCTTCGCTATTCTCTCCAGCAAAGTCAATTCTCAACAACAATCCGAATCCCTAATCCCCGCCGTCAACGGTTACAACAACCACGACTCCAATTTGAATCTAGTTCCATTCGataacaacagcaacaacaacaacaacaaatcgaTTCAATCGAAGACGAAGCCTCTTAGTATTACAGATCTATCCCCAGCTCCGATGCACGGATCTAATCTCAGAGTCGCTTATCAAGGTGTTCCCGGTGCTTACTCCGAAGCCGCCGCTGGTAAAGCTTACCCTAACTGTCAAGCCATCCCTTGCGATCAATTCGAAGTCGCCTTTCAAGCCGTTGAGCTTTGGATCGCCGATCGCGCCGTTTTACCTGTCGAAAACTCCCTCGGCGGTTCCATTCATCGCAACTACGATCTTCTCCTCCGTCACCGTCTTCATATCGTCGGCGAAG TTCAGTTCCCCGTTCATCACTGTCTCTTGGCTCTTCCCGGTGTACGGAAAGAGTTCCTCACTCGTGTTATCTCTCATCCTCAAGGACTAGCTCAGTGCGAACACACGCTGACCGAACTCGGTCTCAACGTCGCGCGCGAAGCCGTCGATGATACCGCCGGCGCCGCGGAGTTTATCGCCGCGAACAACGTACGTGACACGGCCGCGATCGCCAGCGCACGCGCGGCGGAGATCTACGGGTTGGAGATTTTGGAAGACGGGATCCAAGACGACGCGAGTAACGTCACGCGCTTTGTGATGCTTGCGCGTGAGCCGATCATACCGAGAACTGATCGGCCGTTTAAGACGAGTATAGTGTTCGCGCACGAGAAAGGCACGTGCGTTTTGTTTAAGGTTCTCTCGGCCTTTGCGTTTAGGAACATTAGTTTGACCAAGATTGAGTCTAGGCCCAACCATAATGTTCCGATTAGGCTAGTCGACGAGGCCAACGTTGGCACGGCTAAGCATTTCGAGTACATGTTTTATATCGATTTCGAGGCTTCCATGGCCGAGGCACGTGCTCAGAATGCTCTTGCTGAGGTTCAGGAGTTTACATCGTTCTTACGTGTTTTAGGGAGTTATCCCATGGATATGACTTCTTGGTCACCATCGTCTTCGTCGTCATCAACATTTTCATTGTGA